A stretch of DNA from Arachis hypogaea cultivar Tifrunner chromosome 19, arahy.Tifrunner.gnm2.J5K5, whole genome shotgun sequence:
AAAGCTCAAACCTGGTGTTGACAAGAAACAGAAGTATATATATACCTCACAAAAGTGTCATTTATAATCAAATTGTGGCACATATATATGTTCCTCACCCTCCCAAAAAGACctctaaaaaagaaaaagcagcGGCACACACATCAGCTCTACTAATTGCTTAATGTAATATTTTCGATTTTGGCTTCTATATCAGCAGTACTAGAACTACTTATTTCGGAGGCAAGCTGTGTCAATGAACTCTTCAAAGCATTGCATACCTCCACAAATGCATCTGATGAACCTTTAAGCCCTCCTAACTCTGCTTGCAAAACCTCAATGATGCAGCTGATTTCATTCATGGCTGCCTTTATAGCAGATATCTCTTGTGGCGGATAGAGGCAAGCTCCAATGTCATCAATCTGCCGACCAAGTTCTTGACACTGCTTCAACAATTTCTCCAATGAATCCACAAAACTGCCACTGTCATTTGGTTTCTCCAGTTTAAGCAACCCTGTGATTGAGCGAATAAGTTCTTTTATGACTGAAAGCGTATCAGATACAACCGCAATTGCTTTCTCAGCCACTTTCATCTCTTCGGGTGACAAATCATTCCCCAGATCACCTTCACTCAAATTATCATCATGCGGTTCATCCTCTGTTGCTTCTGCACAACTCTCACCTACTGCTGTATTGTCTGGAACAGCAGATGAGTCTGGCTTTAGTTCTTTCATCTCGCGAAGAACGTCCTTCACTGAAACTGCTACCTGCGTCATTGCTCGCCCAATTGCTGTAATATTTGTTGCCGGAGTCTTTTTAAGGGCATCACATGCTTCCCACACGGCACCGACCAATTGAGGAACTGATAGTTTCTGGTCTTTAGAATGAGATCCTGTTAAGTGTTCATTACAAGATAAAGTAAGGTTTTCAGCTTTGCACCAAAAGATTTGAGAAATAATTCAAGGTGGTAAGTGGGAGTGAGTTGAAACAAGATAATctgacatatatataaaaaaattaaattaatacacatgtcattgatgatgatgatgatgataatgtcaATATAAAATTATTTGCAGTAGAGCTTAATGCATAATAGTTAAAGACACAATAGCATAAAGCTAAATAGAGAGTTCATTCCACCACATACTTTGCCCTTGTTGACAATGATATTGTTGGTCACCTTAACAGCTGTCAGGTACTAAAGTAGCGTTTCATGAGAGAGTATCCTTAACTATATTACTTATCCAATGCCAAAACCAATCTTAATTCACTTTTAGTATACCAAATTGGAATATTATTTTGGATAGCAGTGTTTATGCTGTGTAGTCAAGAGACCAGACAGCAGCAAAACACAAGTATTATGATACATCAAGAGGTATGTTGAGCTCCCCAGAATCTGTTACAGTAATGTCAACATCTCAGATGATATCGTTATGTTACATAGACAATTATTCGCCAAATTTCTCAAAGTAATTGAAGATAATTTTATGTCTTGGATATGGGGTTTGTTGTAACATCACAAATTATCTATTTGTCATGCTTTTCTATGAATTATGTTGGGTGTGTATAAGGGAGAAGGTGAGAAGGCTTACCATATGAAGAGACAGTGTCCTTCATCAACCTGAAGCTGGAATCAACAACATGCTTTACAGATGCATGAACACTGGAAGACAGTGTAGGCCCTGCACCAACAGTACTGGCATGGGAGAGCAACAGAAAACCTTGAAGCGTGTTGAAGTATGTTGTCATATTCTCCTCAATTGCTTTTGCCCCTGGTTTCTCTCCAGTCCACAGCATCCCAACTGCAGCAGAAAAGATAAACATATGGTGTTACATAAactctgaaaagcttaccaatgATTTACTATTGCAATCTCACTTGCAAAGAATGAAACAGATAACCACCCCAG
This window harbors:
- the LOC112775332 gene encoding uncharacterized protein; translation: MPVRAEKEHLNVVLGSHLANIHETLQVLDQTASSALDKVSWDDVIKMGDEVQKQATTVGMLWTGEKPGAKAIEENMTTYFNTLQGFLLLSHASTVGAGPTLSSSVHASVKHVVDSSFRLMKDTVSSYGSHSKDQKLSVPQLVGAVWEACDALKKTPATNITAIGRAMTQVAVSVKDVLREMKELKPDSSAVPDNTAVGESCAEATEDEPHDDNLSEGDLGNDLSPEEMKVAEKAIAVVSDTLSVIKELIRSITGLLKLEKPNDSGSFVDSLEKLLKQCQELGRQIDDIGACLYPPQEISAIKAAMNEISCIIEVLQAELGGLKGSSDAFVEVCNALKSSLTQLASEISSSSTADIEAKIENITLSN